In the genome of Thermosphaera aggregans DSM 11486, one region contains:
- a CDS encoding DUF47 domain-containing protein — protein sequence MSEVENSSLAELTAVEYLINFSRIVDEAARLIDYLVNAYVDGNDVNKLYERFREVKTKAEETRTIVMEYLVKSSEVMRYSRSYIEVVYDFEKIIQHLDGVAYRIVLLKDNNVQLDRELVSTIRVMTSIIRKQRDSLELALSKLTTAPRKIISDLNEVVKLEEEADDLFRRITFQVYSKLANNLTGLMVLKDIIEYLEDVCDDFRNIGEEIRYLALVRGV from the coding sequence ATGAGCGAGGTAGAGAACAGCTCGCTAGCAGAGCTGACAGCGGTTGAGTATTTAATTAACTTTTCGAGAATCGTGGACGAGGCAGCGAGACTGATAGATTATCTTGTCAACGCATATGTTGATGGAAATGATGTCAACAAGCTGTATGAGAGATTCAGGGAAGTGAAAACAAAGGCCGAGGAAACTAGAACCATAGTAATGGAGTACCTTGTTAAAAGTAGCGAGGTAATGAGATATTCTAGGAGCTATATCGAAGTAGTGTATGATTTTGAAAAAATAATACAGCATCTCGACGGTGTAGCCTACAGGATTGTGCTATTAAAAGATAACAATGTGCAATTAGACAGGGAGTTGGTGTCAACGATAAGAGTCATGACCAGCATCATTAGGAAGCAGAGAGATTCGCTCGAGCTGGCTCTTTCAAAATTGACTACTGCCCCAAGGAAGATAATTAGCGATCTTAACGAGGTAGTCAAGCTTGAGGAGGAGGCGGACGACCTATTTAGGAGAATAACATTCCAAGTTTACTCGAAGCTAGCTAACAATCTAACAGGCTTAATGGTCTTGAAAGATATTATAGAGTACCTTGAAGACGTCTGCGATGATTTCAGGAACATCGGTGAGGAAATACGGTACTTAGCCCTGGTGAGAGGGGTTTAG
- a CDS encoding UbiX family flavin prenyltransferase, with the protein MNTLIIGITGASGIVYSVKLVSLTELLGKKYDNIYVVYTRSAEKVSKEEMGLQLSEFLKTVNGLRGVYHEDELESPLASSSRLVGADMVVVPASMNTVAKLAAGIQDNLLLRAAISVLRLKGKLVIVPRETPLSPMDLRNLYRLSVAGAVILPASPGFYHRPRNMEDIVFFVVGKILDSLGIEHNLYLRWKTG; encoded by the coding sequence ATGAACACTCTTATAATAGGTATTACCGGAGCCAGTGGCATAGTCTACAGTGTTAAACTAGTCTCGCTGACCGAGTTGCTAGGGAAAAAATATGATAACATATACGTTGTTTACACGAGGTCGGCTGAAAAGGTTTCCAAGGAGGAGATGGGACTACAGCTGTCGGAGTTTTTGAAGACGGTGAATGGGTTGCGAGGAGTTTACCATGAGGATGAGCTGGAATCCCCTCTTGCAAGTAGTAGCAGGCTTGTAGGAGCCGACATGGTTGTTGTTCCCGCGTCAATGAATACTGTGGCCAAGCTGGCCGCGGGCATTCAGGACAACCTTCTTTTACGCGCCGCAATCTCCGTTTTAAGGCTTAAGGGCAAACTGGTCATTGTACCACGTGAAACCCCGCTCTCTCCAATGGATTTGCGCAACCTGTACAGGCTCAGCGTGGCCGGCGCCGTGATCCTCCCGGCATCACCCGGGTTCTACCATCGCCCAAGAAACATGGAAGATATTGTCTTTTTCGTAGTGGGGAAGATTCTCGACTCCCTGGGTATTGAGCATAATCTTTACCTTAGGTGGAAAACTGGCTGA
- the endA gene encoding tRNA-intron lyase encodes MGFLLHNRAVVLDYKCANELYWNGYFGSFLSVVKPREKNINSPLELSLIEAAYLVEAGKIKVVYSNREIGLSELYEWGRERIKRFPELYAVFKDLRSRGFVVRRGLKFGCDYLAYRLGPGIDHAPFGVQVYRGGEEIDPIELVRMGRLLHSVRKKLIVAVVEEGGVQYYAFDWWKP; translated from the coding sequence ATAGGATTCCTTTTACACAACAGAGCCGTCGTTCTTGACTACAAATGTGCTAATGAGCTCTACTGGAATGGATACTTCGGCTCCTTCCTAAGTGTCGTTAAGCCTAGAGAGAAAAACATTAACAGCCCTCTGGAGCTCTCCTTGATAGAGGCCGCATACCTGGTCGAAGCCGGGAAGATTAAGGTAGTGTATTCAAACAGGGAGATAGGGCTAAGTGAGCTTTATGAGTGGGGGAGGGAGAGGATAAAGAGGTTTCCAGAACTTTACGCGGTATTTAAGGACTTGAGGAGCAGGGGCTTTGTAGTGAGGAGAGGGTTGAAGTTTGGCTGTGACTATCTGGCTTACAGGCTTGGGCCAGGAATAGATCATGCTCCTTTCGGCGTGCAGGTGTATCGGGGTGGCGAAGAGATAGACCCCATAGAGCTGGTGAGAATGGGTAGACTGCTCCACTCAGTTAGGAAGAAGCTGATAGTCGCTGTGGTGGAGGAGGGTGGAGTTCAATATTATGCTTTTGATTGGTGGAAGCCTTAG
- a CDS encoding class II glutamine amidotransferase, with amino-acid sequence MCRLLTAWLGKGGLEKIELILEAFIRSSEHDKYLEKASGGRSLSHDDGWGIAAVGMVKGKPSIIQHRSILPIYDIESLRMIKLIESRLKRYEEVIMMVHSRKASMSEPYGEEYLHPFITLLKNGAAWFAHNGGADKPRLANLLGVHPWIRVDSELLGYFLIGKIEDCLESGNGLDQCVVGAYDSSKEFIPPCNGLNTGLIMLLDNTPHLYFTHGVAQPCSNQALLDYYKFAAFRIDDSAVAGSITVLDYLPQDSSISEISILEAGVYKASKTGFTRLKPIEWM; translated from the coding sequence ATGTGTAGGCTCCTTACGGCTTGGCTCGGTAAAGGCGGCTTGGAAAAAATAGAGCTTATCCTGGAGGCTTTCATCAGAAGCAGTGAGCATGACAAGTACCTTGAAAAAGCCAGCGGCGGAAGATCATTGTCACATGATGATGGATGGGGGATAGCGGCGGTAGGAATGGTAAAAGGGAAGCCTAGCATTATCCAGCATAGATCTATCCTACCCATTTACGATATTGAGAGCTTAAGGATGATTAAACTCATAGAGAGCAGGTTGAAACGATACGAGGAAGTAATCATGATGGTTCACTCTCGAAAAGCATCCATGAGTGAGCCCTATGGCGAGGAATATCTTCACCCTTTCATTACACTGTTAAAGAATGGGGCCGCCTGGTTCGCTCATAATGGGGGAGCGGATAAGCCGAGGCTTGCTAATCTACTGGGGGTCCATCCGTGGATAAGGGTTGATTCAGAACTCTTAGGGTACTTTCTCATTGGGAAAATCGAAGATTGCTTGGAAAGTGGAAACGGGTTAGATCAGTGCGTGGTCGGGGCTTACGATTCATCGAAGGAGTTTATACCGCCTTGCAACGGACTGAACACTGGATTGATAATGCTTCTAGATAACACCCCCCACCTTTATTTCACCCACGGGGTTGCACAACCCTGTAGTAATCAAGCATTGCTCGACTACTACAAGTTTGCCGCCTTCAGAATTGACGACTCCGCGGTAGCAGGCTCTATCACTGTTTTAGACTACCTTCCACAGGATTCCTCAATAAGCGAGATCTCAATTCTAGAGGCAGGGGTTTACAAGGCTTCGAAAACCGGCTTCACCAGGTTGAAACCGATTGAATGGATGTGA